The Nocardioides zeae genome includes the window AGCTCCGCGGCGTACTGGTCGACCTCCTGCTGGGTGCGCCGGAGGTCGGACTGCACGCGGTCCAGCCGCTCCTGCAGTCGGGTGCGCCGCCCCTCGAGGACCCGCAGGCGGATCTCCATGTCGGTGCGGCTGAAGAAGGCGAAGCGGATGTCGAAGGTGTCGTCCTCCCACGCGGCAGGACCCACCTCCGACATGAGGCGCTTGAACTCCAGCTTGCCGTCCTCGGTCACCTCGTAGACGATGCGCGGTCGCCGCGTCACGGGGGTGGTGGAGACCGTGGTCTCCGTGATGAGCCCGGTGCGCAGCATCCGCTTCAGCGCCGGGTAGAGCGAGCCGTAGGACAGCAGGCGACCCCACCCGAGCATCAGGTTCAGCCGCTTGCGCAGCTCGTAGCCGTGCATGGGTGCCTCGTGCAGCAGTCCGAGGACTGCTAGCTCGATGGTCTCTCCACGACGTGCCATGCGACCTATCGTAGCGATATATCCGCAACGGTGAACCACCGGTGAGCGCGCGTCGTCCGTCACGTGTCCGGGACGGGCCCACAGCGCGGGTGCGTACTCTGTCCGGGTTTGACCGCCCCCGCGGTACCCGCACAGCAGGAGGAACCCCCGCCCCATGTCTGGAAAGCGACGCGCCGACAGTCCCCCGCAGCAGGGGCGCAAGGGAGCGAAGGGCGCCAAGGGCCCGAAGCGGGCGCTCTGGAAGCGCCTGCTCCTGTGGTTCGCCGTCGTGTTCCTGTCCCTGTCGCTCGTGGCGGTCGGGAGCTTCATCGTGCTCTACCAGAGCATCGACATCCCGGACCCCAACTCGGACTTCCAGACGCAGACGACGAAGATCTACTACAGCGGCGGTGACGCGGAGATCGGGTCGTTCGCCACCCAGAACCGCGAGTCGATCACCTTCGACGAGATGCCGGAGACGGCCCGCGACGCCGTCGTGGCGGCCGAGGACCGCAGCTTCTGGACCAACCGGGGCATCGACCCGAAGGGCATCATGCGCGCGGCCTTCTCCAACGCCTCGGGCGGCTCCACGCAGGGCGCGTCCACGATCACGCAGCAGTACGTGAAGATCCTCTACCTCACGCAGGAGCGCACGCTGACGCGCAAGGCGAAGGAGGCGATCCTCTCGCTGAAGATCCAGCGCCAGCTCAGCAAGGAGCAGGTGCTGGAGGGCTACCTCAACACCATCTACTTCGGGCGCGGTGCGTACGGCCTCCAGGCCGCCGCCCAGGCGTACTTCGGCGTGCCCGCCAAGGACCTCACGCTCGCGCAGTCGGCCGTGCTCGCCTCGGTCATCAACAACCCGACGCGCTTCGACCCGGCCAACGGCCCCGACGCCGAGCAGCGGCTCCTCGGGCGCTACCAGTACGTGCTCGACG containing:
- a CDS encoding PadR family transcriptional regulator encodes the protein MARRGETIELAVLGLLHEAPMHGYELRKRLNLMLGWGRLLSYGSLYPALKRMLRTGLITETTVSTTPVTRRPRIVYEVTEDGKLEFKRLMSEVGPAAWEDDTFDIRFAFFSRTDMEIRLRVLEGRRTRLQERLDRVQSDLRRTQQEVDQYAAELQRHGVESVEREVRWLSDLIDAERGRPVDRAPGDGHPPDTPPAAAPAAGT